From the Bacillota bacterium genome, one window contains:
- a CDS encoding ABC transporter permease, translating into MNQAWWGDFLLATLRAATPLAFCALGVLLSERAGVLNIGVEGAMLAGALAAVMAGVLTGSAWAGLLLACAVGLGAGLILGALTVLLPADQVVVGIAFNLVSLGVTSFIYKVMVARGVQLIGPAALASLSSAFPQARAGGVWASISPLTYAALAVAVLMYVFLFRSGPGLLWRSVGESAHAAHAAGIDVFRVRLLALVAGTVLCSLGGAALTVAWVRSFTDNITMGRGFIALAAVYFGRWHPVWALGACVLFGAGEALAFRAQASGMGLNPYYYMMLPYVLTLLAVAVMGRALGPRDAGKPYVRG; encoded by the coding sequence ATGAATCAAGCATGGTGGGGAGACTTCCTGCTGGCCACGCTGAGGGCAGCGACGCCCCTGGCCTTCTGTGCCCTGGGTGTGCTGTTGTCGGAGCGAGCGGGCGTGCTCAACATCGGGGTGGAAGGTGCCATGCTGGCGGGGGCCCTGGCAGCCGTGATGGCCGGGGTACTCACGGGCAGCGCCTGGGCGGGTCTCCTCCTCGCCTGTGCTGTGGGGCTAGGCGCCGGGCTGATCCTGGGGGCTCTTACCGTCCTGCTCCCGGCCGACCAGGTGGTGGTGGGTATAGCTTTCAACCTGGTTAGCCTTGGGGTAACCAGTTTCATTTACAAAGTGATGGTTGCCCGGGGCGTGCAGCTCATTGGGCCGGCGGCTCTGGCCTCCCTCTCGTCGGCGTTCCCGCAGGCGCGTGCCGGGGGCGTCTGGGCGTCCATCTCGCCGCTCACGTACGCTGCACTGGCGGTGGCCGTGCTCATGTACGTGTTCCTGTTCCGCAGCGGGCCTGGGCTCTTGTGGCGGTCGGTGGGAGAGAGCGCGCACGCTGCCCACGCAGCCGGCATTGACGTTTTCCGCGTGCGGCTGCTGGCGCTGGTGGCTGGTACTGTCCTCTGCTCTTTGGGAGGGGCGGCACTTACCGTGGCCTGGGTGCGCAGTTTCACCGACAACATCACCATGGGCCGGGGGTTCATCGCCCTGGCTGCTGTTTACTTCGGACGCTGGCATCCGGTGTGGGCACTGGGCGCCTGTGTCCTGTTCGGGGCGGGTGAGGCCCTGGCCTTTCGCGCCCAGGCCTCTGGAATGGGCCTGAACCCGTACTACTATATGATGCTGCCGTACGTGCTCACCTTGCTGGCGGTGGCGGTGATGGGTCGTGCCCTGGGCCCCCGCGATGCGGGCAAGCCTTACGTGAGGGGTTAA
- a CDS encoding ABC transporter ATP-binding protein produces MDAVAARAAEPGPAVCMEGICKSFGRLRALNDVSLSLAPGEIRALVGENGAGKTTLMNVLYGMYRPDAGRIQVWGREVGRDWSPRQAISWGIGMLHQHFSLIPNHTVLENIVMPKLRWKQLFPPWGQHREEIEKLCGRYGFSVDPGSMVGSLSVGQQQQVEILKLLYQGAKVLILDEPTGVLTPQQTDALLRLLVVLRSQGLSVVFITHKLAEAFAVSDTITVLRGGKHVATLARTQTTPEEVARLMVSRPTLEVTSGHRAPAGERVVLEVTDLVVEDERHKTVLDHVSLCVRAGEIVGVAGVAGNGQTELAEALVGIRRVHAGRIRIDGQDATAWSIGRRRRWGLGFIPEDRHLYGMVPEMSVAENLVLDRATSQPFSHGGILHRQVIEHAAREAISTYDVRAPGPDVPIKNLSGGNQQKVVLARALAGGAKVLVVCEPTRGLDFAATEYVRKRLAASAEEGMGVLLISSELEELLSLSHRLLVMYRGRVVGELPRESFDVERIGLLMTGQTRTPAVEPNKGDERGTDGQGTGHFGQSAQGQ; encoded by the coding sequence ATGGATGCCGTGGCCGCGCGGGCGGCGGAGCCGGGTCCGGCCGTGTGCATGGAAGGGATATGCAAGTCCTTTGGCCGATTGCGGGCGCTGAATGACGTTTCCCTGTCGCTGGCACCCGGGGAGATACGGGCCCTGGTGGGCGAGAACGGGGCGGGGAAGACCACGCTGATGAACGTGCTGTACGGGATGTACCGCCCCGACGCAGGCCGCATCCAGGTGTGGGGCCGGGAAGTGGGTCGGGACTGGTCGCCCAGGCAAGCGATCTCCTGGGGTATAGGGATGTTACACCAGCATTTCTCGCTCATTCCCAACCACACGGTCCTGGAGAACATCGTGATGCCGAAGCTGCGGTGGAAGCAGTTGTTTCCCCCCTGGGGGCAGCACCGGGAAGAGATAGAGAAACTCTGCGGCCGGTACGGATTCTCGGTGGACCCGGGGAGCATGGTGGGGTCGCTTTCCGTGGGTCAGCAGCAGCAGGTCGAGATCCTGAAGTTGCTATATCAGGGGGCGAAGGTTCTCATCCTGGACGAACCCACGGGTGTCCTTACCCCCCAGCAGACGGACGCCCTGCTTCGTCTGCTCGTGGTCTTGCGTTCCCAGGGACTGTCCGTCGTCTTCATAACCCACAAGCTGGCGGAAGCCTTTGCCGTGAGCGATACCATCACCGTCCTGCGCGGCGGAAAGCACGTGGCGACCCTGGCGCGGACCCAGACGACGCCGGAGGAGGTGGCCCGCTTGATGGTGAGCAGGCCCACGCTCGAGGTCACCAGCGGCCACCGCGCCCCGGCCGGAGAGAGGGTGGTGCTGGAGGTTACCGACCTGGTGGTGGAGGACGAGCGGCATAAGACGGTGCTGGACCACGTCTCCCTGTGCGTGCGGGCAGGCGAGATAGTTGGGGTTGCCGGAGTGGCCGGAAACGGGCAGACGGAACTGGCCGAGGCGCTCGTGGGTATCCGGCGGGTGCACGCCGGGAGGATCAGGATCGACGGTCAGGATGCGACAGCGTGGAGCATCGGCCGGCGCCGACGGTGGGGCCTGGGGTTCATCCCGGAAGACCGCCATCTTTACGGCATGGTGCCCGAGATGAGCGTGGCCGAGAACCTGGTACTGGACCGGGCCACCTCCCAGCCTTTCTCGCACGGGGGTATCCTCCACCGGCAGGTTATCGAGCACGCCGCCCGCGAGGCTATCTCCACTTACGATGTGCGCGCTCCCGGGCCGGACGTTCCCATCAAGAACCTGTCCGGCGGTAACCAGCAGAAGGTGGTGCTGGCGCGAGCCCTAGCCGGAGGGGCGAAAGTTTTGGTGGTATGCGAACCGACGCGGGGTCTGGACTTTGCCGCCACTGAGTACGTGCGCAAGCGCCTGGCAGCCAGTGCCGAGGAAGGGATGGGCGTGCTGCTCATTTCCAGTGAACTGGAGGAACTCCTGTCCCTTTCCCACCGGCTGCTGGTGATGTACCGGGGGCGGGTGGTGGGGGAATTGCCGCGGGAAAGTTTCGACGTTGAGCGGATCGGTCTGCTGATGACGGGGCAGACACGGACGCCTGCGGTCGAGCCGAACAAGGGGGATGAGCGTGGAACCGACGGTCAAGGTACTGGGCATTTCGGGCAGTCCGCGCAAGGGCAATAG
- a CDS encoding flavodoxin family protein, which translates to MEPTVKVLGISGSPRKGNSEFLLEQALDAAQGVHLGMVQCTSYSVRGKKFGPCLSCFRCADLQGECVIRDSFQELRDLWLEADVILYSVPVYHMGMPGQLKCFIDRLGNSLFARFRHLFPQGVDTLPKHLKVVGSIAQGVHLCSGQEHTLTDLINHALVMQCIPVAGDMWESYIGAAGWTSGNIDRKALAEQLQSGQADATVLVKAARDVGRRAVELAFILKAGVGVLGEKLRGDPAYLPLLERVEGQ; encoded by the coding sequence GTGGAACCGACGGTCAAGGTACTGGGCATTTCGGGCAGTCCGCGCAAGGGCAATAGTGAGTTCTTGCTGGAACAGGCCCTGGATGCAGCGCAGGGCGTGCACCTGGGCATGGTTCAGTGCACCAGCTACTCGGTGCGGGGCAAGAAGTTCGGGCCCTGCCTGTCCTGCTTCCGGTGCGCCGACCTGCAGGGTGAGTGCGTGATCAGGGATAGCTTCCAGGAATTGAGGGATCTCTGGCTGGAGGCGGATGTAATCCTCTACTCGGTGCCGGTGTACCACATGGGTATGCCCGGGCAATTAAAGTGTTTCATTGACCGGTTGGGCAATTCCCTGTTTGCGCGCTTCCGCCACCTCTTTCCCCAGGGCGTGGACACCCTGCCCAAGCACCTGAAGGTGGTCGGAAGCATCGCCCAGGGGGTGCATCTCTGTTCCGGACAGGAACACACCCTGACCGACCTGATAAACCATGCCCTGGTCATGCAGTGTATCCCCGTGGCGGGGGACATGTGGGAGTCCTACATCGGCGCCGCTGGCTGGACGTCGGGGAACATCGACCGCAAGGCTTTGGCGGAGCAGTTGCAAAGCGGCCAGGCCGACGCCACCGTGCTGGTGAAGGCAGCGCGCGACGTGGGGCGCAGGGCCGTGGAATTGGCCTTCATCCTGAAGGCCGGGGTGGGTGTGCTGGGGGAGAAGCTCCGCGGTGACCCGGCTTACCTGCCTCTCCTGGAACGGGTTGAGGGGCAGTAG
- a CDS encoding BMP family protein: MRKLIRGVALLLAVLMMVSVAGCAGKKVEQPQQPAEQAKPKVKAGIMYAIMNPARAGGWDRADWAGIEYLRKELGWEVTVAEGVPYPQTAATAAGYAEKGYDIVIFPDNGQIEAFKEVPPKYPKTWFVMTSLCDELPNSPRVAAWFPDLYVYGNVVGAIAAKASKTGTIGVIGGVPIPALITMYSGIIEGAKYVRPDAKVLVYWVGDWVDVPKHREVTTLQVQQGADVIFAVSGPGTTGVFEGAEAGGAKVIGYAADWYEDAPKAVLTSVLIDKRQMYRDMAEQFMSGKLEKKMVNCGAEFFKVADFRGSLPADKVKEIEELVGKMQQGEIVIPVKIHEEIAKK, translated from the coding sequence ATGCGCAAGTTGATTCGCGGTGTGGCTCTGCTGTTGGCGGTGCTCATGATGGTATCCGTGGCGGGATGTGCTGGGAAGAAAGTGGAACAGCCGCAGCAGCCCGCGGAACAGGCGAAGCCAAAGGTGAAAGCGGGGATCATGTACGCCATCATGAACCCCGCACGGGCTGGCGGCTGGGACCGGGCTGACTGGGCGGGGATAGAGTACCTCAGGAAAGAGCTGGGCTGGGAAGTGACCGTGGCTGAGGGCGTTCCTTACCCGCAGACCGCTGCCACCGCTGCCGGCTATGCGGAAAAGGGCTACGACATCGTCATCTTCCCGGACAACGGGCAAATAGAAGCGTTCAAAGAGGTTCCGCCCAAGTATCCGAAGACCTGGTTCGTGATGACGTCGCTCTGCGATGAATTGCCCAACTCGCCCCGCGTGGCTGCGTGGTTCCCTGATCTGTATGTGTACGGTAACGTGGTGGGCGCCATCGCGGCCAAGGCGAGCAAGACCGGGACCATCGGCGTGATCGGAGGAGTTCCCATCCCCGCCCTGATCACCATGTACAGCGGCATCATCGAGGGCGCCAAGTACGTGCGACCCGATGCCAAGGTGCTGGTGTACTGGGTGGGCGACTGGGTGGACGTGCCCAAGCACCGGGAGGTGACCACCCTGCAGGTCCAGCAGGGGGCGGACGTCATCTTCGCCGTGAGCGGTCCGGGCACCACGGGGGTGTTTGAGGGCGCCGAGGCGGGCGGGGCCAAGGTCATCGGGTATGCGGCCGACTGGTATGAAGACGCCCCCAAGGCGGTGCTCACCAGCGTCCTGATCGACAAGCGTCAGATGTACCGGGACATGGCGGAGCAGTTCATGTCCGGCAAGCTGGAGAAGAAGATGGTGAACTGCGGGGCCGAGTTCTTCAAGGTGGCGGACTTCCGCGGCAGCCTGCCTGCGGATAAGGTCAAGGAGATCGAAGAACTGGTCGGCAAGATGCAACAGGGTGAGATCGTCATCCCCGTGAAGATCCACGAGGAGATCGCCAAGAAGTAG
- a CDS encoding 2-dehydro-3-deoxyphosphogluconate aldolase codes for MGRTELKERIIASGLIAVLRRIPGDRLVPIVEALSGGGVGVAEITWDDEGSLRLLGRAVEVSGQDLLWGMGTVTTTDQVRRAVGAGARFIVTPVLVPEVISACLDLDVVCIPGAFSPTEIYSAWRAGADLIKVFPACVLGPSYFQEMRGPFPGVPLVAVGGVDASNAGSFLRAGACAVAAGGKLVPRHLVETDQWNTLVETVSRFVAAVREGKGSCSH; via the coding sequence TTGGGACGGACGGAGCTGAAGGAGCGCATAATCGCCAGCGGGCTGATAGCCGTGTTGCGCCGCATCCCGGGAGACCGGCTGGTACCGATCGTCGAGGCCCTCTCCGGGGGTGGGGTGGGCGTGGCTGAGATCACGTGGGACGATGAGGGATCGCTCCGGCTGCTGGGAAGGGCAGTCGAGGTATCGGGCCAGGACCTCCTCTGGGGCATGGGAACCGTCACCACGACCGACCAGGTCCGGCGGGCGGTGGGGGCGGGGGCGCGATTCATAGTGACCCCGGTGCTGGTCCCGGAAGTAATCTCCGCCTGCCTGGACCTGGACGTGGTTTGCATTCCGGGTGCGTTCTCTCCCACCGAGATCTATTCGGCCTGGAGGGCCGGTGCGGACCTCATCAAGGTTTTCCCGGCCTGCGTGCTGGGTCCCTCTTACTTCCAGGAGATGCGGGGGCCGTTCCCCGGGGTGCCCCTGGTGGCGGTGGGGGGTGTGGATGCCTCCAATGCGGGGTCTTTCCTGCGGGCAGGCGCCTGCGCTGTGGCGGCCGGGGGCAAGCTGGTTCCCCGGCACCTGGTGGAGACGGACCAATGGAACACCCTGGTGGAGACCGTGAGCAGGTTCGTGGCCGCGGTCAGGGAGGGAAAGGGTTCTTGTTCGCACTAG
- a CDS encoding IclR family transcriptional regulator encodes MAASSRYEYYRVHAVERALDILKLYSVEQHELCLADIAQKLGVHKSTAHRLVRTLERAGFLTRNSNTGAYGLGLKLVELGAVVLNNLELRRQARLHLERLHRDTQQTVHLAILDDGEVVYVDKIEGNTPVRLYSQVGRRAPAHCTALGKVLLAHLPPNAAREILIRKGMRRYTPDTIVSVSELMQHLVTVRERGYALDLVEHEPLVHCVAAPIRDYTGRVVAALSVTLIAARVPEEEIARHVALVKRTAAAISADMGWVAPSDAGGARPDESHDLVGMDGCRARPA; translated from the coding sequence GTGGCAGCGAGTAGCCGGTACGAATATTACCGGGTCCATGCGGTGGAGCGAGCGCTGGATATCCTGAAGCTATACAGTGTGGAACAGCATGAGCTGTGCCTGGCTGACATCGCTCAGAAGCTGGGGGTGCACAAGAGCACCGCCCACCGCCTGGTGCGAACCCTGGAGAGGGCGGGCTTTCTGACCCGGAACAGCAACACGGGGGCGTACGGCCTGGGCCTCAAGCTGGTTGAACTGGGAGCGGTCGTCCTCAACAATCTGGAGTTGCGCCGCCAGGCCAGGTTGCATCTGGAGCGGCTCCACAGGGATACCCAACAAACGGTGCACCTTGCCATCCTCGACGATGGCGAGGTGGTGTACGTGGACAAGATCGAGGGGAATACCCCGGTGCGGCTGTACTCTCAGGTGGGGCGACGGGCGCCGGCGCATTGCACGGCGCTCGGCAAGGTGTTGCTGGCCCATCTCCCCCCGAATGCTGCCCGGGAGATCCTCATCCGTAAGGGAATGCGCCGCTACACCCCCGACACCATCGTGTCCGTCTCCGAACTCATGCAACACCTGGTCACGGTCAGAGAGCGCGGGTATGCCCTTGACCTGGTGGAACACGAGCCCCTGGTGCACTGCGTTGCCGCTCCCATCCGGGATTACACTGGACGGGTGGTGGCGGCTCTCAGTGTGACTCTGATCGCAGCGCGTGTTCCCGAGGAGGAAATCGCGCGGCATGTGGCCTTGGTGAAACGAACCGCGGCGGCCATCTCCGCCGATATGGGCTGGGTGGCACCCTCCGATGCCGGTGGCGCTCGTCCGGATGAAAGTCATGATCTTGTGGGGATGGACGGGTGCCGCGCCCGGCCTGCTTGA
- a CDS encoding aldehyde ferredoxin oxidoreductase family protein, translated as MAGRLVRVNLAAGAVTDEGLEEDLVRRFIGGKGLGAHILYGELPAGISPLDSRNLLVFAVGPLTGTLAPGGSRTVVCTKSPLTGLWLDSNCGGRFGSTLRTAGVDVLILEGAAPAPVYVLLTDQGVQVRSAEELWGLGTFETTSRLRELHGAGCSVACIGPAGERQARIASIIADGRAFGRGGAGAVMGSKKVKAVVVARGTGEPRPKDDRLFARAVKEALNEVGIHPDTGGARPRYGTNAILSLIKGAGAYPTCNFLGRDFPGLATLDEEAVRGYFTQNRACLGCPIACSKISRVNEGEYAGAWVEGPEYEDVWSLGAQCGHANVAATIRGEYLCDDCGLDAISAGVAVGFAMECFERGVLNEFEIGFPLPFGGWRAEIKLLEMMGRGEGIGALLSCGVREAARVIGRGSERFAMHVKGLELPAYDPRGAVGMGLAYATSDRGACHLRAWPVGEEILSTKGRYDPLSSEHKAELVKSQQDWFSVVDSCGLCLFSTFALSPDQVADLLYAFTGFEEHGSGDSLMRIGERIYNLTRLFNVREGVSRQEDTLPERLLKEPLAAGPAAGNLPDLEGMLSEYYLVRGWDAEGHPTVTKLRELGLMNHDH; from the coding sequence GTGGCAGGTCGGCTCGTAAGGGTGAATCTGGCGGCGGGTGCAGTCACGGATGAGGGGCTGGAGGAGGACTTGGTCCGTCGGTTCATCGGGGGAAAGGGGCTCGGTGCCCACATCTTGTACGGTGAGTTGCCTGCAGGCATAAGTCCTCTGGACAGCCGTAATTTGCTGGTTTTCGCAGTGGGCCCGCTCACAGGTACGCTTGCTCCCGGAGGGTCCCGGACGGTGGTGTGCACGAAAAGCCCGCTGACCGGGTTATGGCTTGATTCCAATTGCGGTGGTCGCTTCGGGAGCACGCTCCGCACTGCGGGAGTAGACGTCTTGATTCTAGAAGGCGCTGCCCCGGCACCCGTCTACGTCTTGCTTACTGATCAGGGAGTTCAAGTGCGGTCGGCCGAGGAACTGTGGGGGCTGGGCACTTTTGAAACCACTTCTCGGCTCAGAGAACTACATGGTGCTGGTTGTTCCGTGGCCTGTATCGGTCCTGCTGGGGAGAGACAAGCCCGCATAGCAAGCATCATAGCGGACGGGCGGGCGTTCGGCAGGGGTGGCGCAGGAGCGGTTATGGGCTCGAAGAAGGTGAAGGCAGTCGTCGTCGCCCGCGGAACCGGGGAGCCGCGCCCCAAGGACGACCGCCTTTTTGCCAGGGCCGTCAAGGAGGCTTTGAACGAAGTTGGGATTCATCCCGATACGGGGGGAGCCCGACCCAGGTACGGGACCAACGCCATCCTGTCTCTCATCAAGGGTGCCGGGGCGTATCCAACCTGCAACTTTCTGGGCCGCGACTTCCCCGGACTGGCAACTCTCGACGAAGAAGCGGTACGCGGTTACTTCACACAGAACAGGGCCTGCCTCGGCTGCCCCATAGCCTGTTCCAAGATATCCCGAGTCAACGAAGGGGAGTACGCGGGGGCGTGGGTGGAAGGTCCCGAATACGAGGACGTTTGGAGCCTGGGGGCTCAGTGCGGGCACGCCAATGTGGCAGCCACTATCAGGGGCGAATATCTTTGCGACGACTGTGGTCTGGATGCCATCTCGGCCGGGGTTGCCGTAGGCTTCGCAATGGAATGTTTCGAGCGCGGGGTCCTGAACGAGTTCGAAATAGGATTCCCGCTACCGTTCGGTGGCTGGCGGGCAGAAATCAAGTTGCTGGAGATGATGGGTCGGGGCGAAGGAATCGGTGCGTTGCTGAGCTGCGGGGTTCGGGAGGCGGCCAGGGTGATTGGCAGGGGTTCGGAAAGGTTTGCCATGCATGTCAAAGGCCTTGAGCTCCCGGCCTACGACCCTCGCGGCGCAGTGGGGATGGGCTTGGCCTACGCCACCAGTGACCGGGGAGCCTGCCACCTCCGTGCTTGGCCCGTTGGGGAAGAGATACTTTCTACGAAAGGGCGCTATGACCCGTTGTCATCGGAGCACAAGGCTGAGCTTGTTAAGTCACAGCAGGACTGGTTTTCGGTGGTTGACTCATGTGGCCTTTGCCTGTTCAGCACATTCGCCCTGAGCCCTGATCAGGTTGCTGACCTCTTATACGCATTCACGGGGTTTGAGGAGCACGGTAGCGGCGACAGTCTGATGCGAATAGGAGAGCGCATTTATAACCTGACCCGTCTCTTCAATGTCCGGGAGGGAGTATCGAGGCAGGAAGACACTTTGCCCGAGAGGTTGCTGAAGGAGCCTCTGGCTGCGGGTCCGGCGGCGGGGAACCTTCCCGACCTCGAAGGGATGCTTTCGGAATACTATCTTGTCCGGGGCTGGGACGCAGAGGGCCATCCTACTGTCACCAAACTCCGCGAATTGGGGCTGATGAATCATGACCACTGA
- a CDS encoding ABC transporter permease codes for MRYVVKRLLASSLGVVVLSVVLSLVALCACALAAGANPLTVLAALAQGALQGRYAVLATCAELAAITLCGLAVLIPFRAGFFNIGGQGQLEAGALAAVTVALQMHLSPWITIPAALVAASLVGALTVVVPLVLRLRRGASEVTTTIMMNFACVQFMYAMVTGPMKDPRAFYGTTPAIPEAYRLPVLAGGVHAGIWLSVALAVVLYMVLKSTVFGLHVSAVGGNRSAALAAGIPVDRVMARAVLLGAALAGLAGGVQVLGLTYRVAEGWSKSWGFTGIPVALLGGNPLGVLLVGFVFAVLETGSRSMQAATGVPAALIYLFQGLPVLIFLALNASAILRRGRQQS; via the coding sequence GTGAGGTACGTCGTGAAGAGGTTGCTGGCATCGTCACTTGGGGTCGTGGTCCTTTCGGTGGTGCTCTCGCTGGTCGCCCTGTGCGCGTGTGCACTGGCCGCGGGGGCAAATCCCCTCACCGTCCTCGCAGCCCTGGCTCAGGGGGCGCTGCAGGGTCGGTACGCCGTCCTGGCGACCTGCGCCGAACTGGCCGCCATTACCCTGTGTGGCCTGGCCGTGCTGATCCCCTTTCGAGCGGGATTCTTCAACATCGGGGGCCAGGGCCAGCTAGAGGCAGGGGCACTGGCAGCTGTAACGGTGGCTTTGCAGATGCACCTGTCGCCGTGGATCACCATTCCTGCCGCCCTGGTGGCTGCGTCCCTGGTGGGTGCCTTGACCGTGGTGGTCCCCCTGGTGCTGCGCCTCCGCCGTGGCGCCAGTGAAGTTACTACCACCATCATGATGAATTTCGCCTGCGTGCAGTTCATGTACGCTATGGTCACGGGGCCCATGAAAGATCCCCGCGCATTCTACGGGACCACTCCCGCCATCCCTGAGGCCTACCGGTTGCCCGTTCTGGCGGGCGGGGTGCACGCCGGCATATGGCTGTCCGTTGCCCTGGCAGTGGTGCTGTACATGGTGCTGAAGTCCACCGTATTCGGCCTCCACGTGAGCGCGGTAGGGGGAAATCGCTCTGCCGCGCTAGCAGCGGGTATCCCCGTAGACCGGGTCATGGCCCGGGCCGTGCTCCTGGGTGCGGCCCTGGCGGGCCTGGCGGGGGGAGTGCAGGTCCTGGGTTTGACTTACCGGGTGGCGGAGGGCTGGTCCAAGTCATGGGGCTTCACGGGCATTCCCGTTGCGCTGCTCGGGGGTAACCCACTGGGCGTGTTACTGGTGGGTTTCGTGTTCGCCGTACTGGAAACGGGGTCGCGGTCGATGCAGGCGGCCACCGGGGTCCCGGCCGCCCTCATCTACCTTTTTCAGGGCTTGCCGGTACTCATCTTCCTGGCATTGAACGCCAGCGCCATTCTGCGGAGAGGCAGGCAGCAGTCATGA
- a CDS encoding dihydrodipicolinate synthase family protein, with translation MTTEAVQVDVHIFGTLLPEGGKRDLCVRVSPELSIALKEIEQRLAVRLGDRLDRDVIVLVNGRRVLGDFSGWTLKEGDTVVLVPPLGGGFGPGRRSSFRPEGVYVALLTPFNNDGRVDVGAVRDIVEFAVSRGVAGIFPVSSVGEFIHLGGQERARLIEAVVDQCRGRVPVAAGVADTTPAAVIGHASVAQRLGCDAVVICPPYYFRPSEEQVEKHFEVVADALPELPIILYNIPSFTVPLGYDTVKRLSRRPNIVGMKDSSGSMVDMMHFMDKVRIAGAEFNVLTGREDMLFPALVAGAAGCMVASAGIVPELITKIWDYTKNGNFDEARSAQVSILQLVRAMFALPFPVGFKAALEIRGFRVGALQQPLSNAEQYLASGVKARINKLLYALAESYGFEVRVS, from the coding sequence ATGACCACTGAAGCTGTCCAGGTTGACGTCCACATATTCGGCACGCTGTTGCCCGAGGGCGGCAAGCGCGACCTATGCGTGCGGGTGAGTCCTGAACTCTCTATTGCGCTCAAGGAGATCGAACAACGTTTGGCAGTACGGCTCGGGGACCGCCTGGACCGTGATGTCATAGTGCTTGTTAACGGACGGAGGGTGCTGGGAGACTTCTCCGGGTGGACGCTGAAAGAGGGGGACACGGTGGTGCTGGTACCACCCCTGGGTGGTGGTTTCGGGCCCGGTCGGCGATCTTCTTTCCGCCCAGAAGGGGTTTACGTCGCGCTTCTTACCCCCTTCAACAATGACGGTCGCGTGGATGTGGGGGCGGTCCGAGACATTGTGGAGTTCGCCGTCAGCCGAGGTGTGGCGGGGATTTTCCCCGTCAGCAGCGTGGGAGAGTTCATTCACCTGGGGGGCCAAGAGAGGGCTCGACTGATCGAGGCGGTGGTTGACCAGTGCAGGGGAAGGGTGCCGGTAGCAGCAGGGGTTGCCGACACCACGCCGGCCGCGGTCATCGGCCATGCTTCGGTCGCGCAGAGGCTGGGCTGCGATGCCGTGGTGATCTGCCCCCCATACTACTTCCGGCCTTCGGAGGAGCAGGTAGAGAAGCATTTTGAGGTAGTGGCCGATGCATTGCCCGAACTTCCCATCATTCTGTACAACATTCCATCGTTCACCGTTCCCCTCGGTTACGACACGGTGAAACGCTTGAGCCGCAGGCCTAACATCGTAGGGATGAAGGACTCCAGCGGCAGCATGGTCGACATGATGCATTTCATGGACAAAGTCCGCATAGCTGGAGCGGAGTTCAACGTGCTGACCGGCCGCGAGGACATGTTATTCCCTGCCCTGGTGGCTGGAGCTGCGGGGTGCATGGTTGCTTCGGCTGGAATCGTTCCCGAGTTAATCACCAAGATATGGGATTACACGAAGAACGGGAATTTTGATGAAGCCAGGTCGGCGCAGGTATCAATCCTGCAGCTGGTGAGGGCTATGTTTGCCCTTCCGTTCCCGGTCGGGTTTAAGGCTGCTCTGGAGATCAGGGGTTTTCGGGTGGGGGCTTTGCAGCAGCCCCTGTCCAATGCCGAGCAGTACTTGGCTTCGGGGGTGAAGGCCAGGATCAACAAGTTGCTGTACGCCTTAGCCGAGAGTTACGGGTTTGAGGTGCGGGTGAGCTAG
- a CDS encoding 4Fe-4S dicluster domain-containing protein — protein sequence MPRIRVEEDGWPIIRICRQCEGAPCAEACVSGAIRSDPGRGTVQLDPSLCVGCWACVMECPFAAAFMTLLPDGRWQAVKCDGCSDFPVPLCARFCPTGALRWSGRAEGVAAGVRRRRAARLGRGVLR from the coding sequence GTGCCCCGGATCAGGGTGGAGGAGGATGGCTGGCCGATCATCAGGATTTGCCGGCAGTGCGAGGGTGCCCCTTGCGCCGAGGCCTGCGTTAGCGGGGCCATCCGCAGCGATCCCGGGCGGGGCACCGTGCAACTCGATCCGTCGCTGTGCGTGGGCTGCTGGGCCTGCGTTATGGAGTGCCCGTTCGCGGCAGCGTTCATGACGCTTCTCCCCGACGGACGGTGGCAGGCGGTGAAGTGCGACGGCTGTTCAGACTTCCCCGTACCGCTGTGCGCGCGGTTTTGCCCCACGGGGGCCCTGCGGTGGAGCGGGAGGGCCGAGGGCGTGGCTGCGGGGGTCAGGCGTCGGCGTGCTGCCCGCCTCGGTCGGGGGGTGCTCCGTTGA